Part of the Crossiella cryophila genome, GTCCCGGCCATCGCCGAACGCCTCGGCATGACCGGCCAGGAAACCGCGATCCGGGTCGAGGGCGGCCGGATCGCCGCCCGCGCGGACGGCGCGGGCGCCGGCTACGCGCTCACTCGTTGAGCAGGCCGGAGCGCCAGGCCCAGGCGGCGATCTCCACCCGGTTGCGCGCGCCCAGCTTGGCCTGCACCGAGGCCAGGTGGGTCTTCACCGTGGACAGCGACAGGAACAGCTCCGCGCCGATCTCGGTGTTGGTCAGCCCGCGGGCCGCCGCGCGCACCACGTCCATCTCCCGCTCGGTCAGCGGTTCGGACGGGTCCTCCGACTTGGGCCTGCCGCCGCCGGACTTGTTGAAGTGCTCCAGCATCCGCACGGTGATCTGTGGCGAGATCAGCGCGTCCCCGCGCACCGCCGCCCGGACCGCCTCCACCAGCAGTGCCGGACCGGCGTCCTTGAGCAGGAACCCGCTCGCGCCGTAGCCCAGCGCGGTGTGCACGTACTCGTCCAGGTCGAAGGTGGTCACCACCACGACCTTGATCGGGTCGGTCACGCCGGGGCCGCAGAGCTGCTTGGTGACCTCGAGGCCGTCGATGCCGGGCATCCGGATGTCCATCAGGCACACGTCAGGGCGCAGCTCCCTGGCCCTGCGCACCGCGCTGATGCCGTCGGGCACGTCGGCGACCACCTCGATGTCCGGCTGGACCTCCAGGATCATCCGGAAGCCGACCCGCACCATCTCCTGGTCATCGGCGATCAAGACCCGAATCGTCACCGCGTTGCCTCCCGCACCGGCAGCCAGGCGTGCACCTCCCAGCCACCGGACAGCCTCGGCCCGGCGCTGAACCGGCCGCCCAGCAGCTCAACCCGTTCCCGCATTCCGACCAGACCGTAGCCCCCCGAACCACCGGCGGGCGCGGCGGAGGACCCCTTGCCGTCGTCGGTGACCCGGACGTGCACCATCTCGTCCGCGGTGCTCACCGCGACCCGCACCGCGGTCAGCCCGACCGCGTGCTTCTGGGTGTTGGTCAGCGACTCCTGCACCACCCGCAGCACCGAGCGGGCCAGTTCCACCGACAGCGTGCGCGGCAGGTCCAGGGTCAGGTACACCGGCAGCCCGGCGGCCGCGGCGTCGTCGACCACCTTGCGGATGTCGGCGACCGGATCGGTGGTGGCCGAGTCGCTGGCGCCGACCTCGCCGACCGCGTGGGTGTCCCGCAGGCTGCTCACCAGCGAGCGCATCGCGGTCAGCGCGTCCACCCCGGCCCGTTCGATATAGGGCAGGACCCGTTGCGCGGCAAGCGGATCCTGTTCGGCCACCACCTGCGCGGCCTGGGCCTGCACCACGATCCCGGTGACGTGGTGCGCGACCACGTCGTGCAGTTCGCGGGCCAGTGCCAGCCGTTCGTCCTGCTGGGCGGAGCTGACCGCGGCGGTCACCACCCGGCGCCGGTCGCCGTCGCGGGCCCGGAAGTACACCCCGGTGCCGATGGACAACAGCAGCAGCATGCCCGGGATGGCCACCGAGCCGAGGTTGTCGAACAGGTTGCCGCCGGGGCGGATCACCCCGGCCAGGATGCCGGCGAAGACGATCGCGGACACCGCGGTGGTGGACTTGTTCGGCGAGGCCTGGCGGACCACGGTGGCGATCAGCGCCATCCCGGCCGCGGTCTCCACCGGCCCCATGCCGGAGACCGCGTCCCAGTGGTTCACCCCGGTGTAGCGCAGGCCCGCGGTCAGCCCGACCATGGTCATCGAGGCCAGCAGCGCCGACTCCACCGGACGGCGCGGGGCCACCACGGCGATCAGCGCGATGATCGCGTCCGCGATCCAGGCCAGTCCAAGCACATCCGAGCGAGTGCCCCCGGCCGCGGTGCTGAACTCGACCAGCAACATGAACCCGAGCGCGCCGGCGATCGGCCACTGCCGCCGCAACAACGGCCGCCAGCCGGTCAACGTGGTGTCCACAGTGGAACACGGTACGTGTTCGCCCGGCGCGCGCACCTCGGCCGGGTGGCCACCCCGGCCCTCGGCCGATCGGCCGAGGACGGCCACGCACGCCTGACCCGCTGGCCGAAGTCACCAGGGGCCGCACTCGGCCAGTCTTTAGTCCCGTCAGACACAAGCGCCCCGCCCCCCGATGTTGCGAAACAGGCGTGGCGCGCAGCGACACGGCGGGCACTTCACCAGCAGCGCGGTACCGATTTTTCGCGTTGCCTTGCCGTGCGTCCGACGCATCCGAAGCTTGCTTCGCGTGCGGCGGATGCACGGCGGGGCGACTTAGAGCGAAAAATCCCGCGCGCGGAGCGCGCCAATCGATACAGGAGGACAACGTGACGGTTCCGGGTTTCGGTGCGCAGCCGGTGCTCACCGGCCATCACCTCATCAAGCGCTATGGGCAGACCCACGCCCTGGCCGGGGTGGACATCTCGATCGCACCTGGCGAGGTGGTCGCGATCATCGGACCGTCCGGATCGGGCAAATCGACCCTGCTGCACGTGCTGGCCGGCATCCTGCCCGTCGATGACGGCGTGGTGATGCTGGACGGCAAGCGGATCGACCAGTTCGGCGAGACCGAGCGCAGCAAGCTGCGCCGCTCCGCCTTCGGGTTCGTCTTCCAGGCCGGGATGCTGGTCGGCGAGCTGACCGCGGAGGAGAACGCGGCGCTGCCGATGCTGCTCGCCGGCATGGCCAAGGACCAGGCGCTGACCGCCGCGCGGCAGTGGCTGACCCGGCTCGGCCTGGCCGGGATGGAGGGCCGCAGGCCAGGTGAGCTGTCGGGTGGGCAGGCGCAGCGGGTGGCGATCGCGCGGGCGCTGGCGCACCGGCCGCGGGTGATCTTCGCCGACGAGCCGACCGGCGCGCTGGACTCGCGCACCTCGGATGAGACCATCGGCGCGCTGCTGGCCGCGGCCAAGGAATCCGGGGCCGCGGTGGTCATCGTGACGCACGATCCGCAGGTGGCCGCCAGGGCCGAGCGCGTGGTGGAGATCCGGGACGGACTGATCGCCCGGCGGGTCGCCGCGTGAATCCTTTCCAGCTCGCCCTGCGGGTGCTCCGCGGGGATCGGCGCAGCCTGGTCGCTGCCGTGTGCACCCTGTTCGGCGTGGCCATCGCGGTCACCCTGGTGTCCTGGCTGGCCGCCGTGCCCGGTGCCCTGGACGCCCGCGCCGAACACGAGGCATGGCGCCAGCCCGGACCGCTGGTGAACGAGTCCGCGGCCACGGTCCGGGTCAAGAACAGCCAGGACCGGGTGCGGGACAAGGTCATCACCCGGGTCGACGTGGCCGCGCTCACCCCGGACGCCCCGGCCGCGCCCGGCCTGCTGCGCGTCCCGCAGCCGGGGGAGGTGCTGCTGTCCCCGGCACTGGCCGCGCTGGCCCGTGACCTGCCTGCCGACCAGCTGGCCAAACGCTTCCAGGGCAAGGTGATCGGCGAACTCGGCGATCAGGCCCTGATCTACCCGGGCGAACTCGTCGCGGTGGTCGGGCACAGCCAGCAGACCCTGGTCGAGGACAGCTACCCGGCCGCCGGGCTCGTCCCCACCGGCCAACCCCGGCCCGAGTTCATGCTGTTGCTGCTCTCCCAGGTCGGCCTGGTCGTGCTGGTGGTGCCGAGCCTGGTGCTCATCGCCTCCTCCGCCCGGCTCACCGCGGCCCGCCGGGAACGCCGTCTGGCCGCGTTGCGCCTGGCAGGCGCGACCCCTGGGCAGGTGGTCGCGATCACGGTGGTGGAGATCGCGGTCGCCACCGTGCTGGGCACCCTGCTCGGCCTCGCCCTCGGCCCGGTGGCCAGGGAACTGACCACGCAACTGCCGTGGAACGGCGGCACCTGGTTCGCCGCCGACCTGGAACCGAGCTGGCTGCTCTCCCTCGGCATCGGCCTGGGCACCCCGCTGCTGGTGATCGGCGCGGCCGTGTTCGGCCTGCGCCGGGTGCTCACCCAGCCGCTGGGCGCGGCGCAGCAGCACAGCCGCAAGGCGCCCAGCGCGTGGCGGCTGCTCATCCTGATCGGCGCGGCCGGGGCCTTCATCGGCGGTATCAGCGTGGCCAGCGCCACCGGCGGCACCTCGGTGCTGGTCGGCGGACTGGCCGGGATCGCGCTGGCCGCCTCGGTGGTCGGACCGTGGCTGACCTCGGTGGTCGGCCGGATCTTCACCAAGGTCTGGCGCCGTCCGTCCACCCTGCTCGCCGGGCGACGGCTGCGCGATGACCCCAAGGCCGCCTACCGGGCCGCCTCCGGCGTGGTGCTCGCGGTGTTCGCCGGCAGCCTGGCGCTGACCGTGCTGCCCTCGCTGGAACAGAAGGTGGACAACCGGACCTGGCAGCCGTGGAAGGAGGGCGTGCTCTACACCACGGTCAGCTCGACCGAGGTGCAGACCGCGGCCGAACGGCTGCGGGTGGAGCTGGCCAAGCGCGGGGTGAACACCCCGGTCGGGGCGGCCGCGCACGGCAACCTCAAGGACAAGAGCGGTCACTACGTCGGCCGGGCCGTGGTGCTCGGCTGCGAGGAGGCCACCGCGCTGATGTGGCTGCCGCTCGGCCCGTGCGGCGGCGCGCCCGGCGTCCGGGTCGGCAAGGGACAGCAGTACCCCGCGGGCCCGCTGCAGCTGTCCACCTACGCGGGCCGGGACGAGGGCAGCACGCCGCTGCCGGAGAAACCGGTCGTGCACCAGATGGCCGGGGACAACAGCAAGACCGGCGGGGTGATCGTGATCGACCCCGCGCTGATCCCCAAGGGCGCCCAGCTCACCGGGTACACGCTGACCGTGATGACCAGCCCGGCCAACGCCGAGCTGGTGCGCACGCTGCTGATCGAGCAGGTGCCCGGCGGCCGGATCGGTTCGCTGGAGGCCCAGCGCGGCCGGGACGACATGCAGGTCGGCGACATGCGCCGGATCGCGCTGATCGGCCTGATCATCGCCGGACTGCTCGGCGGCATCAGCGCCGCCATCACCGCGGCCGGGTCGGTGGTCGACCGCAGGCGCACGCTGGCCGCGCTGATCGCGGCAGGCACCCCGGTGCGGGTGCTGGCCAGGGCGTTGCGCACCGAGGCGGCGCTGCCCTCGCTGGTGGCCACACTGGGCGCCGGGCTAGCCGGGCTGGCGGTCGGCGGGGCGCTGATGACGCTGGTCCAGGCGCCGCTGACGGTCAACTACTGGCTGGTCACGCCGCTGGTGATCGGCTTCGGCGTGGCCCTGGTCGCGGCCTCGGCGTGCGGTCCGCTGCTGCGCAGGATCTCTCCCCAGGCTTACGCCGAGGAGTGAGTGCCTCGGCCGTTCGGCCAGTCCGCCGACTGGCCGAACGGTCGGGGTCGGAATGGCTTAACGGCCGATCCGCGGAAGGGGTCTACCAGCGCAAACTGGTTCCAGACACAGAGAGCGCGAAGTGAAGGAGACCACGATGCTGGAGATGGTGCTGACCTGGACCGGTGCGGTGCTGAGCCTGCTGGTGCTGGCGCTGATGATCCTCCCGGCCGTGGTCGACGGCCAGGGCGAGCCGAAGGCCGTGAAGGTGGCCCGCACCGAGCGGATCAAGGCCACCCGCGCCGTCCGCGCCGCCCGCAAGACCCACCGCCCGGTCCGCCACGCGGGCCCCATCGCCGCCTGACCCGCTTCCCCGCCCCACAACGGCCAACACACCGTCCACAACGGCCAACACACCGTCCAAGTTCGGCCAACACTCCGGCTGGGTTTCAGACCCGCCGGAGTGTTGGCCGTTTTGGGACGGTGTGTTGGCCGTTCTTGTACGCCTTGTTGGGCGTTGTGGGTCAGAGGTTGGGGTAGAGGGGGTGCTTGGCGGCGAGGTCGGTGACCCTGGCGCGCAGGGCGGCCGCGTCGAAGTCCGGGGTGAGCGCCTTGGCGATCACGTCGGAGACCTCGGCGAAGTCCGGGTCGGTGAAGCCGCGGGTGGCCAGCGCCGGGGTGCCGATGCGCAGGCCGGAGGTGACCATCGGCGGGCGCGGGTCGAACGGGACCGCGTTGCGGTTGACCGTGATGCCCACCTCGTGCAGCCGGGCCTCGGCCTGCTTGCCGTCCAGCTCGTGGTTGCGCAGGTCGGCCAGCACCAGGTGCACGTCGGTGCCGCCGGTGAGCACGTCCACCCCGCCGCCTGCCTTGACCAGCGTCTCGGCCAGGATCTTGGCCCCGGACAGGGTGCGCCGCTGCCGCTCGGCGAACTCCTCGCTCGCGGCGATCTTGAACGCCACCGCCTTGGCCGCGATCACGTGCTCCAGCGGCCCGCCCTGCTGACCGGGGAACACCGCGGAGTCGATCTTCTTGGCGAACTCCTGGGTGCTCAGGATGGTGCCGCCGCGCGGTCCGCCCAGGGTCTTGTGCGTGGTGGTGGTGACCACGTGCGCGTGCGGCACCGGGCTGGGGTGCAGCCCGGCCGCGACCAGCCCGGCGAAGTGCGCCATGTCCACCATCAGGTAGGCGCCCACCTCATCGGCGATCCGGCGGAACTCGGCGAAGTCCAGCTGACGCGGGTAGGCCGACCAGCCGGCCACGATCATCTTCGGCTGGTGCTCCTTGGCCAGGCGCTCCACCTCGGCCATGTCGATCAGGCCGGTGTCCTCGCGGACCTGGTAGGCGGCCACGTCGTAGAGCTTGCCGGAGAAGTTGATCCGCATGCCGTGGGTGAGGTGCCCGCCGTGCGCCAGCTCCAGGCCGAGGATCTTGTCCCCGGGGGTGAGCAGCGCGTGCATGACCGCGGCGTTGGCCTGCGCGCCGGAGTGCGGCTGCACGTTGGCGTGCTCGGCGCCGAAGAGGTCCTTGACCCGCTGGATGGCCAGGCGCTCGGAGACGTCGACGTGCTCGCAGCCCCCGTAGTAGCGCCTGCCGGGGTAGCCCTCGGCGTACTTGTTGGTCAGCACCGAGCCCTGCGCCTCGAGCACGCCCACCGGGGCGAAGTTCTCCGAGGCGATCATCTCCAGGGTGGACTGCTGGCGGCGGAGTTCGGCGCCGAGCACCTCGGCGATCTCCGGGTCGATCTGCGCGAGCGGCGTGTCCAAAGTGGACATGATCGGGTCTTCCTTTCAGCCTGCGGTCAGCTCGTCGTACTCATCCGGCGTGAGCAGCTCCCCGTCCGGGGCCGCGCGGTTGATCCTGATCAGCCACCCGGCTCCGAACGGGTCGGAGTTCAGCAACGCCGGATCCTCGGCCACCGCCTGGTTGACCTCGGTCACCGTGCCGGAGACCGGGGCCAGCAGGTCGCTGACCGATTTCGTCGACTCGATCTCACCGCACGCCTCTCCGGCGCTCACCACCGCCCCCGCCTCCGGGAGCTGGACGAAGACCACATCGCCCAGTGCCTCGGCGGCGTAGGCGGTGATCCCGACCGTGGCGACCGGACCGTCAGTGATCCACTCGTGGTCCTTGGTGTAGTGCAGCTCGGGGGGAACCGGCATCGCTTGTACAGCCTTTCGGGAAAGTATGTGCAGGTGGGAGGGGTCAGCGCGAGCGCTTGTAGAACGGCAGCGCGACTACTTCCGCCGGTTCGGCGTTACCGCGCACGTCCACCACGACCTCGGTGCCCGCCGCGGTGTGCGCGTGGTCCAGGTAGGCCATCGCGATCGGGTGACCCAGGGTGGGGGAGGGCGCGCCGCTGGTGATCTCGCCCACCACGGTGCCGTCGGCGAGCTTGACCAGCTGACCGGCCCGCGGGCTGCGGCGGCTCTTGCCTGCCAGCCCGACCAGGGCGCGGGTGGTGTGCTGACGGGCTTCCAGCGCGCTGCGGCCGACGAAGTCGCCGAGCTTGTCGAAGCGGACCACCCGGCCCAGCCCGGCGTCGAAGGGGGTCAGTCCGACGTGCAGCTCGTTGCCGTACAGCGCCATGCCCGCCTCCAGCCGGAGGGTGTCCCGGCAGGCCAGCCCGGCCGGGCGCAGGCCAAGCGGCTCACCGGCCTCGGCGATCCGCCGCCACACCGCCTCGGCCAGTTCGGCCGCCACGTAGACCTCGAACCCGTCCTCGCCGGTGTAGCCGGTGCGGGCCAGGTAGACGGGGTGCCCGGCGATCACCGCGGGGCGCCCGGCGTAGTACTTCAGGCCGGTGAGGTCCTCGCCGGTGACCGCGGTGACGATCTCGGCGGCGACCGGGCCCTGCACCGCGATCAGCGCGGTCTCGGCGGAGCGGTCGATCACCTCGGCGCTCAGCCCGTGTGCCCGCTCACCCAGCAGCGCCCGCACCACCGCGGCGTTGGATGCGTTGGCCACCACCAGGAACTTGCGCTCGGCCTGCCGGTAGACCACCAGGTCGTCCAGCACGCCGCCGTTGGTGTGGCAGAGCATGGTGTAGCGGGCCCGGCCGATGGCCAGTGAGCCGATC contains:
- a CDS encoding sensor histidine kinase, with product MAVLGRSAEGRGGHPAEVRAPGEHVPCSTVDTTLTGWRPLLRRQWPIAGALGFMLLVEFSTAAGGTRSDVLGLAWIADAIIALIAVVAPRRPVESALLASMTMVGLTAGLRYTGVNHWDAVSGMGPVETAAGMALIATVVRQASPNKSTTAVSAIVFAGILAGVIRPGGNLFDNLGSVAIPGMLLLLSIGTGVYFRARDGDRRRVVTAAVSSAQQDERLALARELHDVVAHHVTGIVVQAQAAQVVAEQDPLAAQRVLPYIERAGVDALTAMRSLVSSLRDTHAVGEVGASDSATTDPVADIRKVVDDAAAAGLPVYLTLDLPRTLSVELARSVLRVVQESLTNTQKHAVGLTAVRVAVSTADEMVHVRVTDDGKGSSAAPAGGSGGYGLVGMRERVELLGGRFSAGPRLSGGWEVHAWLPVREATR
- the glyA gene encoding serine hydroxymethyltransferase, with amino-acid sequence MSTLDTPLAQIDPEIAEVLGAELRRQQSTLEMIASENFAPVGVLEAQGSVLTNKYAEGYPGRRYYGGCEHVDVSERLAIQRVKDLFGAEHANVQPHSGAQANAAVMHALLTPGDKILGLELAHGGHLTHGMRINFSGKLYDVAAYQVREDTGLIDMAEVERLAKEHQPKMIVAGWSAYPRQLDFAEFRRIADEVGAYLMVDMAHFAGLVAAGLHPSPVPHAHVVTTTTHKTLGGPRGGTILSTQEFAKKIDSAVFPGQQGGPLEHVIAAKAVAFKIAASEEFAERQRRTLSGAKILAETLVKAGGGVDVLTGGTDVHLVLADLRNHELDGKQAEARLHEVGITVNRNAVPFDPRPPMVTSGLRIGTPALATRGFTDPDFAEVSDVIAKALTPDFDAAALRARVTDLAAKHPLYPNL
- the gcvH gene encoding glycine cleavage system protein GcvH, encoding MPVPPELHYTKDHEWITDGPVATVGITAYAAEALGDVVFVQLPEAGAVVSAGEACGEIESTKSVSDLLAPVSGTVTEVNQAVAEDPALLNSDPFGAGWLIRINRAAPDGELLTPDEYDELTAG
- a CDS encoding FtsX-like permease family protein, with the protein product MNPFQLALRVLRGDRRSLVAAVCTLFGVAIAVTLVSWLAAVPGALDARAEHEAWRQPGPLVNESAATVRVKNSQDRVRDKVITRVDVAALTPDAPAAPGLLRVPQPGEVLLSPALAALARDLPADQLAKRFQGKVIGELGDQALIYPGELVAVVGHSQQTLVEDSYPAAGLVPTGQPRPEFMLLLLSQVGLVVLVVPSLVLIASSARLTAARRERRLAALRLAGATPGQVVAITVVEIAVATVLGTLLGLALGPVARELTTQLPWNGGTWFAADLEPSWLLSLGIGLGTPLLVIGAAVFGLRRVLTQPLGAAQQHSRKAPSAWRLLILIGAAGAFIGGISVASATGGTSVLVGGLAGIALAASVVGPWLTSVVGRIFTKVWRRPSTLLAGRRLRDDPKAAYRAASGVVLAVFAGSLALTVLPSLEQKVDNRTWQPWKEGVLYTTVSSTEVQTAAERLRVELAKRGVNTPVGAAAHGNLKDKSGHYVGRAVVLGCEEATALMWLPLGPCGGAPGVRVGKGQQYPAGPLQLSTYAGRDEGSTPLPEKPVVHQMAGDNSKTGGVIVIDPALIPKGAQLTGYTLTVMTSPANAELVRTLLIEQVPGGRIGSLEAQRGRDDMQVGDMRRIALIGLIIAGLLGGISAAITAAGSVVDRRRTLAALIAAGTPVRVLARALRTEAALPSLVATLGAGLAGLAVGGALMTLVQAPLTVNYWLVTPLVIGFGVALVAASACGPLLRRISPQAYAEE
- the gcvT gene encoding glycine cleavage system aminomethyltransferase GcvT; translation: MSRRSPLHAQHVALGAQFTDFAGWSMPLRYGSELAEHKVVREAAGLFDLSHMGEIEISGPEAGRVLDYALVGAIGSLAIGRARYTMLCHTNGGVLDDLVVYRQAERKFLVVANASNAAVVRALLGERAHGLSAEVIDRSAETALIAVQGPVAAEIVTAVTGEDLTGLKYYAGRPAVIAGHPVYLARTGYTGEDGFEVYVAAELAEAVWRRIAEAGEPLGLRPAGLACRDTLRLEAGMALYGNELHVGLTPFDAGLGRVVRFDKLGDFVGRSALEARQHTTRALVGLAGKSRRSPRAGQLVKLADGTVVGEITSGAPSPTLGHPIAMAYLDHAHTAAGTEVVVDVRGNAEPAEVVALPFYKRSR
- a CDS encoding response regulator transcription factor, whose protein sequence is MTIRVLIADDQEMVRVGFRMILEVQPDIEVVADVPDGISAVRRARELRPDVCLMDIRMPGIDGLEVTKQLCGPGVTDPIKVVVVTTFDLDEYVHTALGYGASGFLLKDAGPALLVEAVRAAVRGDALISPQITVRMLEHFNKSGGGRPKSEDPSEPLTEREMDVVRAAARGLTNTEIGAELFLSLSTVKTHLASVQAKLGARNRVEIAAWAWRSGLLNE
- a CDS encoding ABC transporter ATP-binding protein; this encodes MTVPGFGAQPVLTGHHLIKRYGQTHALAGVDISIAPGEVVAIIGPSGSGKSTLLHVLAGILPVDDGVVMLDGKRIDQFGETERSKLRRSAFGFVFQAGMLVGELTAEENAALPMLLAGMAKDQALTAARQWLTRLGLAGMEGRRPGELSGGQAQRVAIARALAHRPRVIFADEPTGALDSRTSDETIGALLAAAKESGAAVVIVTHDPQVAARAERVVEIRDGLIARRVAA